A region from the Sphingomonas brevis genome encodes:
- the argH gene encoding argininosuccinate lyase: MAIRRQTISRTGDSNQMWGGRFGGGPAAVMREINASIAIDKRLWREDIAASRAHAAMLGKRGILSADDAAAIDNGLLQIAAEIGAGELVEDPALEDIHMHIEHRLSELIGDAAGRLHTARSRNDQVATDFKLFVRRSIDDAIRGIDALESALLARAEQHAADVMPGFTHLQSGQPVTLGHHLLAYREMLTRDRSRFVDARARMNQSPLGSAALAGTGFPIDRDETAAALGFDRPTANSLDAVSDRDFVVDYLHAAALCSVHLSRLAEEIVLWASQPFGFVRLPDAWSTGSSIMPNKRNPDAAELVRGHSARIVGDLVALLVLLKGLPLAYAKDLQDDKPPLFDAHDLLELSLAAMAGMICDLEFSPERMRAAAAAGHATATDLADWLVSEANVPFREAHHIAGRAVASAEAAGIALDQLSLGELQAVDPRIDQRALPRLSVEASVAARQSAGGTAPERVREAITAARAEIAARKGE, from the coding sequence ATGGCAATCAGGAGACAAACAATCAGCCGCACGGGCGACTCCAATCAAATGTGGGGCGGGCGCTTTGGCGGCGGCCCGGCCGCGGTGATGCGCGAGATAAATGCCTCGATCGCCATCGACAAGCGTTTGTGGCGCGAAGACATTGCCGCCAGCCGCGCCCATGCCGCAATGTTGGGCAAGCGGGGCATTCTCTCCGCCGACGATGCGGCGGCAATCGACAATGGCCTGCTGCAGATAGCGGCCGAGATCGGGGCGGGAGAGCTGGTCGAGGATCCGGCGCTGGAAGACATCCACATGCACATCGAGCATCGCCTGTCCGAACTGATCGGCGATGCAGCCGGACGGCTGCATACCGCAAGGTCGCGTAACGACCAGGTCGCGACCGATTTCAAACTGTTCGTCCGCCGTTCGATCGACGATGCGATCCGCGGTATCGACGCTCTCGAATCGGCATTGCTGGCCCGGGCCGAACAGCATGCGGCCGACGTCATGCCGGGCTTCACTCACCTGCAATCGGGCCAGCCCGTGACACTCGGCCATCATCTCCTCGCCTATCGCGAAATGCTGACGCGGGACCGCAGCCGGTTCGTCGATGCCCGGGCGCGGATGAACCAGTCGCCGCTGGGCAGCGCTGCTCTGGCCGGCACCGGCTTTCCGATCGACCGCGACGAAACCGCGGCCGCGCTTGGTTTCGACCGGCCGACAGCCAACAGCCTGGACGCGGTCAGCGACCGCGATTTCGTCGTCGATTATCTCCATGCCGCGGCGCTCTGCTCAGTGCATCTGTCGCGGCTCGCCGAGGAGATTGTCCTGTGGGCATCGCAACCATTCGGCTTCGTCAGATTGCCCGACGCCTGGTCGACCGGCTCGTCGATCATGCCCAACAAACGCAACCCCGACGCGGCCGAACTGGTCCGGGGCCACAGCGCGCGAATTGTTGGCGACCTTGTCGCGCTCCTGGTGCTGCTGAAGGGTCTGCCGCTGGCCTATGCCAAGGACCTGCAGGACGACAAACCGCCGCTGTTCGACGCGCACGATCTACTCGAACTTAGCCTCGCCGCGATGGCCGGAATGATCTGCGACCTTGAGTTTTCGCCAGAACGGATGCGGGCGGCCGCCGCCGCGGGCCATGCCACTGCCACCGACCTCGCCGACTGGCTGGTAAGCGAGGCGAATGTCCCGTTTCGCGAGGCCCACCACATCGCCGGCCGAGCCGTAGCCTCGGCGGAAGCGGCCGGCATAGCGCTCGACCAGCTGAGCCTTGGCGAGCTTCAGGCTGTCGATCCGCGCATCGACCAGCGCGCCCTGCCCCGGCTGTCGGTCGAAGCGTCGGTCGCGGCTCGCCAATCGGCTGGCGGGACGGCACCGGAGCGGGTACGTGAAGCCATTACCGCGGCACGGGCAGAGATTGCCGCACGAAAGGGAGAATGA
- a CDS encoding UTP--glucose-1-phosphate uridylyltransferase produces MTKSVRKAVFPVAGLGTRLLPATKTMPKEMLTVVDRPLIQYAVDEAREAGIEQMIFVTGRGKSALVDYFDVGFELEVTMERAGKSLDALAPAKANYGEIVSVRQQQPLGLGHAVWCARDIVGDEPFAVLLPDDLMIGKPGALKQMVDAYAELGGNIICAQEIPADKTDSYGIITPGAANGAATEVLGLVEKPKPEDSPSRLGVVGRYILQPELMGILGRGERGAGGEIQLTDGMAQLIGKQPFHALKVDAVRHDCGDKAGFVLANLAIALGRDDLRPKIEEFLASRG; encoded by the coding sequence TTGACCAAATCCGTTCGCAAGGCGGTCTTCCCCGTCGCCGGGCTTGGTACACGCCTGCTTCCGGCGACCAAGACCATGCCGAAGGAGATGCTGACGGTCGTTGACCGGCCGTTGATCCAATATGCTGTCGACGAGGCGCGCGAGGCCGGAATCGAGCAGATGATCTTCGTCACCGGCCGCGGCAAATCCGCACTGGTCGACTATTTCGATGTCGGCTTCGAACTTGAAGTGACCATGGAAAGGGCCGGCAAGAGCCTCGACGCACTTGCGCCAGCCAAAGCGAATTATGGTGAAATCGTCTCCGTCCGGCAGCAACAACCGCTAGGCCTCGGCCACGCGGTCTGGTGTGCGCGAGACATTGTCGGCGACGAACCGTTCGCGGTCTTGCTGCCGGACGATTTGATGATCGGAAAACCGGGCGCCCTGAAGCAGATGGTCGACGCCTATGCCGAGCTCGGTGGAAACATCATCTGCGCCCAGGAGATTCCGGCGGACAAGACGGACAGCTACGGCATTATCACGCCGGGCGCGGCCAACGGCGCGGCGACGGAAGTGCTCGGGCTGGTCGAGAAGCCAAAACCGGAGGACTCCCCGTCGCGGCTCGGCGTCGTCGGGCGATACATACTCCAGCCTGAATTGATGGGCATCCTTGGCCGCGGCGAGCGCGGCGCCGGCGGCGAGATCCAGCTGACCGACGGAATGGCGCAGCTGATCGGCAAGCAGCCATTTCACGCGTTGAAGGTCGACGCCGTCCGGCATGACTGCGGCGACAAGGCCGGTTTCGTGCTGGCCAACCTGGCCATCGCGCTCGGGCGCGACGACCTTCGGCCGAAGATCGAGGAATTTCTCGCTAGTCGCGGATAA
- a CDS encoding response regulator gives MQIDPAPPSNHAQGAARLLIIEPNRSALSVLAKRLGEAGYRIIGCDNAANATAEMLRLPVDLVLAELRMAPVSGVGLTRLIRDDTVLKDTPVILITGRTDSGGAVEGFLAGADDVVAKPFHFEVLAARIARRISRARSVKELRADNATLDARVVTRSIELGEIRAALMESEAERLRLQQLIIRD, from the coding sequence ATGCAGATCGACCCTGCCCCGCCGTCAAATCACGCTCAAGGCGCCGCGCGCCTGCTGATCATCGAGCCGAACCGAAGCGCGCTATCGGTGCTGGCCAAGCGGCTGGGCGAAGCGGGCTACCGCATCATCGGTTGCGACAATGCCGCCAATGCCACCGCCGAAATGCTGCGCCTGCCGGTCGACCTGGTGCTGGCCGAGCTGCGCATGGCACCGGTCAGCGGTGTCGGGCTGACCCGGCTGATCCGCGACGACACGGTGCTCAAGGATACGCCCGTCATCCTGATCACCGGGCGGACCGACAGCGGCGGCGCGGTCGAAGGCTTTCTTGCCGGGGCCGACGATGTCGTCGCCAAGCCATTTCATTTCGAAGTGCTGGCGGCCCGCATCGCCCGCCGCATTTCCCGCGCGCGTTCGGTCAAGGAGCTGCGCGCCGACAATGCGACCCTCGATGCGCGGGTCGTCACCCGCTCGATCGAGCTTGGCGAAATCCGCGCGGCGCTGATGGAAAGCGAAGCCGAGCGGCTGCGCCTGCAACAGCTGATTATCCGCGACTAG
- a CDS encoding HNH endonuclease, translated as MYHPDLLRHPDSCPALVLNADYTPLSYYPLSLWPWQTAIKAMFLERVDVVAHYDREVHSPSASLKLPSVIALRQYVRPNEYPAFTRFNLFLRDRFRCVYCGSHRELTFDHVVPRAQGGRTSWENVATACAPCNLKKGGRTPRQAGMHVEREPIRPTSWQLQDHGKSFPPNYLHQSWRDYLYWDVVLEP; from the coding sequence GTGTACCATCCTGACCTCCTCCGCCATCCGGACAGCTGCCCGGCGTTGGTGCTGAACGCCGACTATACGCCGCTAAGCTATTACCCCTTGTCGCTATGGCCGTGGCAGACTGCGATCAAGGCGATGTTCCTCGAGCGGGTCGATGTCGTCGCCCATTATGACCGGGAAGTGCACAGCCCGTCCGCGTCGCTCAAGCTGCCGTCGGTGATCGCGCTTCGCCAATATGTCCGACCCAACGAATATCCGGCCTTCACCCGATTCAACCTCTTCCTTCGAGATCGCTTCCGCTGCGTCTATTGCGGGTCGCATCGCGAGCTGACGTTCGACCATGTCGTGCCGCGTGCCCAGGGCGGGCGGACCAGCTGGGAGAATGTCGCTACGGCCTGCGCGCCCTGTAATCTCAAGAAGGGCGGGCGAACGCCGCGCCAGGCCGGCATGCACGTCGAGCGCGAGCCGATCCGGCCGACCAGCTGGCAACTGCAGGATCATGGCAAGAGCTTTCCGCCAAACTACCTGCACCAGAGCTGGCGCGACTATCTTTATTGGGATGTCGTACTGGAGCCCTAG
- the gluQRS gene encoding tRNA glutamyl-Q(34) synthetase GluQRS, which yields MKVTRFAPSPSGRLHLGHAYSAVVGHARARASGGAFRIRIEDLDPGRCRPEFVDGIYEDLDWLGLRFDGEPIVQSERTALYGDALERLKAAGLVYACFCTRAEIAQSLTAPHGDAGTQYPGTCRPLPDSPEKRATTPHCWRLDSGKALELAGLPSWTESDGTRFDGKLGDFGDAILARKDAPSSYHLACVVDDAASDVNLVVRGKDLRPSTPTQRLLQILLDLPEPSYLHHPLVMHADGRRLAKRDLAPTLAAMRDSGVDGTALAAQLLEGRVPLGFQLSEA from the coding sequence CTGAAGGTCACACGTTTCGCCCCGTCGCCGTCCGGCCGGCTTCATCTCGGTCATGCCTATTCGGCGGTCGTCGGCCACGCACGCGCCCGGGCAAGCGGCGGCGCCTTCCGGATCCGGATCGAAGACCTCGACCCCGGCCGCTGCCGGCCGGAATTCGTCGATGGAATCTATGAGGATCTGGACTGGCTCGGCCTTCGCTTCGACGGCGAGCCGATCGTTCAATCGGAGCGGACGGCGCTTTATGGCGATGCGCTGGAGCGGCTGAAGGCGGCCGGGTTGGTCTATGCCTGCTTCTGCACCCGCGCCGAGATCGCCCAGTCGTTGACGGCACCGCACGGCGATGCGGGCACCCAATATCCCGGCACCTGCCGGCCGCTGCCCGATAGCCCCGAGAAGCGGGCGACCACACCCCATTGTTGGCGGCTCGACAGCGGAAAGGCGTTGGAACTGGCGGGACTGCCGAGCTGGACGGAAAGCGACGGCACGCGCTTTGACGGGAAGCTAGGCGATTTCGGCGACGCGATCCTGGCGCGAAAGGATGCGCCCTCCTCCTACCATCTCGCCTGCGTGGTCGATGACGCCGCTTCGGACGTGAATTTGGTGGTGCGCGGCAAGGATCTCCGCCCGTCGACGCCAACCCAGCGCCTGCTGCAAATCCTGCTCGACCTGCCCGAGCCGAGCTACCTCCATCATCCTTTGGTCATGCACGCGGATGGTCGCCGGCTGGCCAAGCGCGATCTCGCCCCGACCCTTGCGGCGATGCGCGACTCCGGGGTCGATGGAACGGCGCTTGCCGCGCAATTGCTGGAGGGGCGGGTCCCCCTAGGATTTCAACTGTCAGAGGCCTAG
- a CDS encoding HIG1 domain-containing protein — protein sequence MNTILFILLLVAMAAVVYVLVRGVIAMANGKDVSGEVQQNYMQKRVLYQGVAIVIVVLILALASGRG from the coding sequence ATGAACACCATCCTTTTCATCCTGCTGCTGGTCGCCATGGCCGCGGTTGTCTACGTCCTGGTCCGCGGCGTGATCGCAATGGCCAACGGCAAGGACGTCTCGGGCGAGGTCCAGCAGAACTACATGCAGAAGCGTGTGCTCTATCAGGGCGTCGCGATCGTCATCGTCGTCCTGATCCTGGCCCTGGCCAGCGGTCGGGGCTGA
- a CDS encoding cob(I)yrinic acid a,c-diamide adenosyltransferase, translating to MVKLNKIYTRTGDGGSAGLVDGSRVSKSSARMAAIGEVDEANSAIGVAIAALQPGMTVSQLRAIQNELFDLGADLATPEGVEGALRIVERQVTRLEEEIDAMNEALAPLTSFILPGGSMAVALVHLARCAVRRAERAAVALNEAETVNAHALAYLNRLSDHLFVAARHLAAAEGGDVLWQPGATRGD from the coding sequence CTGGTCAAGCTCAACAAAATCTATACCCGCACCGGTGACGGCGGCAGCGCCGGGCTGGTCGATGGAAGCCGCGTTTCCAAGTCGTCGGCCCGAATGGCCGCCATCGGCGAAGTCGATGAAGCCAATTCGGCGATCGGCGTCGCAATTGCCGCGCTGCAGCCGGGAATGACCGTCAGCCAGCTTCGCGCCATCCAGAACGAACTGTTCGATCTTGGTGCCGACCTTGCGACTCCGGAAGGAGTCGAAGGCGCGCTGAGGATCGTCGAGCGGCAGGTAACCCGGCTCGAGGAAGAAATTGACGCGATGAACGAGGCGCTGGCGCCGCTGACCAGCTTCATATTGCCCGGCGGATCGATGGCTGTCGCTCTTGTCCACCTGGCGCGCTGCGCGGTTCGCAGGGCCGAACGGGCGGCCGTTGCGCTAAACGAAGCCGAGACGGTGAACGCCCATGCGCTCGCTTATTTGAACCGATTGTCCGATCATCTGTTTGTCGCTGCGCGGCACTTGGCCGCGGCAGAGGGTGGTGATGTGTTGTGGCAGCCTGGGGCAACTCGCGGCGATTAG
- the egtB gene encoding ergothioneine biosynthesis protein EgtB, whose amino-acid sequence MARGESDSDGKSLGDRLASTRAMTLALAAPLSDADAAIQPHPDASPAKWHLAHTTWFFETFILRDHVPGYRLHDERWAYLFNSYYEGEGERHARPRRGMLSRPSLDSVREWRSEVDEALQRALPNLPAGALKLVELGIHHEQQHQELFLTDILATFAENPLEPAYDSLDRSPGAKAEKLAWIDGREGMVEIGAPDGGFAFDCERPRHQALLHPHRIASRCVTNGEWQQFIDDGGYRAPTLWLSDGWDWLTRENVTSPLYWHGDGRQFTLAGRRAIDADAPVAHVGYYEADAFARWAGARLPTEYEWEAAFGTFESGQGHQLDRAGAVLPEAGGGPFGDVWQWTQSAFLPYPGFKPEEGTVGEYNGKFMSGQMVLKGASCATPRGHSRASYRNFFPPPSRWQFTGVRLAQDA is encoded by the coding sequence ATGGCAAGAGGAGAGTCAGACTCCGACGGCAAGTCGTTGGGCGATCGCCTAGCTTCGACGCGGGCGATGACGCTCGCCCTCGCCGCGCCGCTGTCCGACGCCGACGCAGCCATCCAGCCCCATCCCGATGCCTCGCCCGCGAAATGGCATTTGGCGCATACGACATGGTTTTTCGAAACCTTCATCCTGCGCGATCATGTGCCGGGCTATCGGCTGCACGACGAGCGCTGGGCCTATCTGTTCAACAGCTACTATGAAGGTGAGGGCGAGCGGCACGCCCGTCCGCGGCGCGGCATGCTCAGCCGGCCAAGCCTCGACTCGGTTCGCGAATGGCGTAGCGAGGTCGACGAGGCGCTCCAGCGCGCGCTGCCCAATTTGCCGGCCGGCGCTCTGAAGCTGGTCGAACTTGGAATTCATCATGAGCAGCAGCACCAGGAGCTGTTTCTGACCGATATTTTGGCGACGTTCGCCGAGAACCCCCTTGAGCCTGCTTATGACAGTCTCGATCGATCGCCAGGCGCCAAGGCCGAAAAGCTGGCGTGGATCGACGGGCGCGAGGGAATGGTCGAGATTGGGGCGCCCGATGGCGGCTTCGCCTTCGATTGCGAGCGCCCCCGCCACCAGGCACTGCTTCATCCTCACCGCATCGCCAGCCGCTGCGTCACCAATGGCGAATGGCAGCAATTCATCGATGATGGCGGCTACCGGGCGCCAACCCTCTGGCTCAGCGACGGCTGGGATTGGCTCACGCGCGAAAATGTCACGTCACCGCTCTATTGGCACGGAGATGGCAGGCAGTTCACCTTGGCCGGGCGCCGCGCGATCGACGCCGACGCACCGGTCGCTCATGTCGGCTATTATGAAGCTGACGCCTTCGCCCGCTGGGCCGGAGCGCGCCTGCCGACCGAATATGAATGGGAAGCGGCGTTCGGCACGTTCGAATCCGGCCAGGGCCACCAGCTCGACCGGGCCGGCGCGGTGCTGCCCGAGGCCGGTGGCGGGCCGTTCGGCGATGTCTGGCAATGGACCCAGTCGGCCTTCCTTCCCTATCCCGGGTTCAAGCCCGAGGAAGGCACGGTAGGCGAATATAATGGCAAGTTCATGAGCGGGCAGATGGTGCTGAAGGGCGCCAGCTGCGCGACGCCGCGCGGGCACTCGCGCGCCAGCTACCGCAATTTCTTCCCGCCGCCGTCGCGCTGGCAATTCACGGGGGTGCGCCTTGCTCAAGACGCTTGA
- the egtD gene encoding L-histidine N(alpha)-methyltransferase encodes MLKTLEIVDPAFRADVLNGLAEPIPAIPARWLYDRRGSELFDEITRLPEYYPTRTETALLEDRIDELARLVPADSAVIEFGAGSATKTPILLRAAKPKAYVPIDISGDYLRESAARVDAEFPGLAVHPVEADFTNHVDLPAAIDGMPRLGFFPGSTIGNFVPQSATDLLRHFRSILGTGARLLIGMDRVKPVDRLIAAYDDPKGVTAEFNLNLLRRINRELGGDIPLDAFRHQARWNDMMGRIEMHLVATRDVEFQIEDRRFSFAKGRSIHTENSHKYGPRGARLLLLAGGWTPLAEWTAPDEDFALILAEAERERFAP; translated from the coding sequence TTGCTCAAGACGCTTGAGATAGTTGACCCGGCGTTCCGCGCCGATGTGCTGAACGGCCTGGCCGAGCCGATTCCGGCCATTCCGGCGCGGTGGCTTTATGACCGGCGAGGGTCGGAACTGTTCGACGAGATCACCCGCCTTCCCGAATATTATCCGACCCGCACCGAGACGGCGCTGCTCGAAGACAGGATCGACGAGTTGGCGAGGCTGGTCCCGGCGGACTCTGCCGTGATCGAATTTGGCGCGGGAAGCGCCACCAAGACCCCGATCCTGCTTCGCGCGGCCAAGCCCAAGGCCTATGTGCCGATCGATATCAGCGGCGATTATCTGCGCGAAAGCGCCGCACGGGTTGATGCCGAGTTTCCCGGCCTCGCCGTTCATCCGGTCGAAGCGGACTTTACCAACCACGTCGACCTTCCAGCGGCGATCGACGGAATGCCGCGCCTCGGCTTCTTCCCCGGTTCAACCATCGGCAACTTCGTTCCGCAAAGCGCGACCGACCTGCTGCGCCACTTCCGGAGCATCCTTGGCACCGGCGCGCGGCTGCTGATCGGCATGGACCGGGTCAAGCCAGTCGACCGGCTGATCGCTGCCTATGACGACCCCAAGGGCGTCACCGCCGAGTTCAATCTCAACCTGCTGCGCCGCATCAACCGGGAGCTTGGTGGCGATATCCCTCTCGATGCCTTCCGCCACCAGGCGAGGTGGAACGACATGATGGGGCGGATCGAAATGCACCTGGTTGCTACCCGCGATGTCGAATTCCAAATCGAAGACCGCCGGTTCAGCTTTGCCAAGGGCCGGTCGATCCACACCGAAAACAGCCACAAATACGGGCCTCGCGGTGCCCGGTTGCTGCTGCTGGCCGGAGGCTGGACGCCACTTGCCGAATGGACTGCTCCCGACGAGGATTTTGCCCTGATCCTGGCCGAAGCTGAGCGCGAGCGGTTCGCCCCTTGA
- a CDS encoding YggT family protein, producing the protein MILALFDIVLFLLRLLSILVIVQVIVSWLVAFNVVNLHQPFVRALYTGMERVTEPVYRPIRKVLPDFGGLDFSPIVLLLLIQVISMLVAGARNDVLLATI; encoded by the coding sequence ATGATCCTCGCTCTATTCGACATCGTCCTGTTCCTGCTCCGCCTGCTCTCGATCCTGGTTATCGTCCAGGTGATCGTGAGCTGGCTGGTCGCGTTCAACGTCGTCAACCTGCATCAGCCGTTCGTGCGGGCGCTCTACACCGGCATGGAACGGGTGACCGAGCCGGTCTACCGGCCGATCCGCAAGGTCCTGCCCGATTTCGGCGGGCTCGACTTCTCGCCGATCGTCCTCCTGCTGCTGATCCAGGTAATATCGATGCTGGTCGCCGGCGCACGGAATGATGTGCTGCTCGCGACGATATGA
- the folD gene encoding bifunctional methylenetetrahydrofolate dehydrogenase/methenyltetrahydrofolate cyclohydrolase FolD yields MSARIIDGKGAAAALRAKVAVEVAGYRAATGRAPGLAVVLVGEDPASAVYVRSKGKATLEAGMLSFEHKLPAEISEGKLIDLINELNSDPAVDGILVQLPLPDHIDPNQVILAIDPDKDVDGFHPINAGRLAIGLTGFTPCTPLGCLKLLKAELGDLSGKNAVVIGRSNIVGKPMAMLLLAEHCTVTIAHSRTRDLPEVVRAADIVVAAVGRAGMVKGDWLKPGATVIDVGINRVAGEGGNSHLAGDVDFASASQIAGAITPVPGGVGPMTIACLIRNTLVSAARRDGFELPEDL; encoded by the coding sequence ATGAGCGCTCGCATTATCGACGGAAAGGGCGCGGCTGCCGCGCTTAGGGCGAAGGTCGCGGTCGAGGTCGCGGGGTATCGCGCTGCCACCGGCCGGGCTCCGGGTCTCGCCGTGGTGCTGGTCGGCGAAGATCCCGCTTCGGCGGTCTATGTCCGTTCAAAGGGCAAGGCGACGCTGGAAGCCGGAATGCTGAGCTTCGAGCATAAGCTCCCGGCCGAGATCAGCGAGGGCAAGCTGATCGACCTTATCAACGAGCTCAATAGTGATCCGGCGGTCGATGGAATCCTGGTCCAATTGCCGCTGCCGGATCACATTGATCCCAACCAGGTCATATTGGCGATCGATCCGGACAAGGATGTCGACGGCTTTCACCCGATCAACGCCGGCCGGCTGGCAATCGGGCTGACCGGCTTCACCCCCTGCACACCGCTGGGTTGCCTCAAGCTCCTCAAAGCAGAGCTCGGCGATCTCAGCGGCAAGAATGCGGTCGTGATCGGCCGTTCGAATATCGTCGGGAAACCGATGGCGATGCTGCTTCTGGCCGAGCATTGCACCGTGACCATCGCCCATAGCCGCACCCGCGACCTGCCCGAGGTCGTGCGCGCGGCAGACATTGTCGTCGCGGCGGTCGGGCGTGCCGGCATGGTCAAGGGCGACTGGTTGAAGCCTGGCGCGACCGTCATTGACGTCGGCATCAATCGCGTGGCGGGGGAGGGTGGCAACAGCCATTTGGCGGGCGACGTCGACTTCGCCTCCGCTAGCCAGATAGCCGGTGCGATTACGCCCGTACCCGGCGGGGTCGGACCGATGACCATCGCCTGCCTGATCCGCAACACGCTGGTCTCCGCCGCGCGCCGTGACGGGTTTGAACTGCCGGAGGATTTATGA
- a CDS encoding nuclear transport factor 2 family protein yields MILALILAAQAAPADAPAPVTAIDAERAFVTDAHTIGQWAAFRKWSTDDAVVFGPQPENAHEALKDAPEPKVAIFWWPGKSYVSCDGNLAVNTGPWVRQAGKRVGFFTTVWRKQAGEWRWVYDGGGDLEVPRAEGGDIKPTLASCATRPARAAVPGPIEGFAAPFKTGSGSSADGTLTWHYRVDVRGARHFTTQLWDGSSWQTVIDDRVPAPPAQP; encoded by the coding sequence ATGATCCTGGCCCTTATTCTTGCGGCGCAGGCAGCACCTGCCGATGCCCCCGCGCCAGTCACGGCGATCGACGCCGAGCGGGCATTTGTCACCGATGCCCATACGATTGGCCAGTGGGCCGCGTTCCGCAAATGGTCGACCGACGACGCGGTAGTGTTCGGCCCTCAGCCCGAGAATGCGCACGAAGCGCTGAAGGATGCGCCGGAGCCCAAGGTCGCCATCTTCTGGTGGCCCGGCAAGAGCTACGTCAGCTGTGATGGCAACCTTGCCGTCAATACGGGCCCATGGGTTCGGCAGGCCGGCAAGAGGGTCGGCTTTTTCACTACCGTGTGGCGCAAGCAGGCGGGAGAGTGGCGGTGGGTCTATGACGGTGGCGGCGACCTCGAAGTACCGCGAGCGGAAGGCGGCGACATCAAGCCAACCCTCGCCTCCTGCGCAACCCGACCCGCCCGGGCTGCAGTGCCGGGGCCAATCGAAGGTTTCGCCGCACCTTTCAAAACGGGCAGCGGAAGCAGCGCCGACGGCACCCTGACCTGGCATTACCGGGTCGACGTGCGCGGCGCGCGGCATTTCACCACCCAATTGTGGGATGGCAGTAGCTGGCAAACGGTGATCGACGACCGGGTTCCGGCCCCGCCCGCACAGCCATGA
- a CDS encoding MarC family protein, whose amino-acid sequence MIELFTTAFITLAVIIDPPGCAPIFASLTAGTDAAHRRRMAIRSAFVAWCILIFFALLGEPLLRTLGISLSAFRLAGGIMLFMIALDMVFERRTERREERAKEIEGTPEAEDISVFPMAIPMIAGPGSIASIMLLTARADGLVEDAIVLTALTLVLLLTMIALLLAGPLMKLIGAKLEAMITRILGVILAALAAQFVLDGLERSLPGLAG is encoded by the coding sequence ATGATCGAGCTGTTCACCACCGCCTTCATCACCCTTGCGGTGATCATCGATCCGCCGGGCTGCGCCCCGATCTTCGCCTCGCTGACAGCCGGTACCGACGCCGCGCATCGTCGGCGAATGGCGATCCGTTCCGCCTTCGTCGCCTGGTGCATCCTGATCTTCTTCGCTCTGCTGGGCGAACCATTGCTCCGCACCCTCGGAATTTCACTGAGCGCTTTCCGCCTGGCCGGCGGCATCATGCTGTTCATGATTGCCCTCGACATGGTGTTCGAGCGGCGGACCGAGCGGCGGGAGGAACGCGCCAAGGAGATTGAGGGGACGCCGGAGGCCGAGGATATTTCGGTTTTCCCGATGGCCATTCCGATGATCGCCGGACCGGGCTCGATCGCTTCGATCATGCTGCTCACCGCGCGCGCCGACGGGCTGGTGGAGGATGCGATCGTGCTGACCGCGCTGACGCTGGTGTTGCTCCTGACCATGATCGCCCTCCTATTGGCCGGACCGCTGATGAAACTGATCGGCGCCAAGCTGGAAGCGATGATCACTCGCATTCTCGGCGTGATCCTTGCGGCGCTGGCGGCCCAGTTTGTGCTCGACGGGTTGGAGCGGAGCCTGCCCGGCCTCGCGGGTTAG